From a single Leopardus geoffroyi isolate Oge1 chromosome E1, O.geoffroyi_Oge1_pat1.0, whole genome shotgun sequence genomic region:
- the EXOC7 gene encoding exocyst complex component 7 isoform X5 — protein sequence MIPPQEASARRREIEDKLKQEEETLSFIRDSLEKSDQLTKNMVSILSSFESRLMKLENSIIPVHKQTENLQRLQENVEKTLSCLDHVISYYHVASDTEKIIREGPTGRLEEYLGSMAKIQKAVEYFQDNSPDSPELNKVKLLFERGKESLESEFRSLMTRHSKVVSPVLILDLISGEDELEVQEEVPLEHLPEGVLQDVIRISRWLVEYGRNQDFMNVYYQIRSSQLDRSLKGLKEHFRKSSCSSGVPYSPAIPNKRKDTPTKKPTKRPGTIRKAQNLLKQYSQHGLDGKKGGSNLIPLEGRDDTLDVETDAYIHCVSAFVKLAQSEYQLLMDIIPEHHQKKTFDSLIQDALDGLMLEGENIVSAARKAIIRHDFSAVLTVFPILRHLKQTKPEFDQVLQGTAASTKNKLAGLITSMETVGAKALEDFADNIKNDPDKEYNMPKDGTVHELTSNAILFLQQLLDFQETAGAMLASQETSSSATSYSSEFSKRLLSTYICKVLGNLQLNLLSKSKVYEDPALSAIFLHNNYNYILKALEKSELIQLVAVTQKTAERSYREHIEQQIQTYQRSWLKVTDYIAEKNLPVFQPGVKLRDKERQMIKERFKGFNDGLEELCKIQKAWAIPDTEQRDKIRQAQKNIVRETYGAFLHRYGSVPFTKNPEKYIKYRVEQVGDMIERLFDTSA from the exons ATGATCCCCCCGCAGGAGGCGTCCGCCCGGCGGCGGGAGATCGAGGACAAGCTGAAGCAg GAGGAAGAGACGCTGTCCTTCATCAGAGACAGCCTGGAGAAGAGCGACCAGCTCACCAAGAACATG GTATCTATCCTGTCCTCCTTTGAGAGCCGCCTTATGAAGCTGGAGAATTCCATCATCCCTGTGCACAAGCAGACCGAGAACCTGCAGCGGCTGCAGGAGAATGTTGAGAAGACTCTATCCTGCCTGGACCATGTCATCAGCTACTACCATGTGGCCAGTGACACTGAGAAAATCATCAGGGAGGG CCCCACAGGCAGGCTGGAAGAGTATCTGGGGAGCATGGCCAAGATTCAGAAGGCGGTGGAATATTTCCAGGACAATAGCCCAGACAGCCCAGAGCTCAACAAAGTG AAACTGCTGTTTGAGCGGGGGAAGGAGTCTCTGGAGTCCGAGTTCCGCAGCCTGATGACCAGGCACAGTAAGGTTGTCTCCCCTGTGCTCATCCTGGATCTGATCAGCGGTGAGGACGAGCTGGAGGTCCAGGAGGAGGTGCCCCTGGAGCACCTGCCCGAGGGAGTGCTCCAGGATGTGATCCGCATCTCCCGCTGGCTGGTGGAATACGGCCGCAACCAAG ATTTCATGAATGTCTACTACCAGATTCGCTCCAGCCAGCTGGACCGCTCCCTCAAGGGCCTGAAGGAACACTTCCGGAAGAGCAGTTGTTCCTCCGGGGTGCCCTACTCCCCTGCTATCCCCAACAAGAGGAAAGACACGCCCACCAAGAAGCCCACCAAGAGGCCAG GGACGATCCGTAAGGCTCAGAACCTTCTGAAACAGTATTCCCAGCATGGTCTAGATGGGAAAAAGGGGGGCTCTAACCTCATTCCTCTGGAAG GGAGAGACGACACGCTGGACGTGGAGACCGACGCCTACATTCACTGCGTCAGCGCCTTCGTCAAGCTGGCCCAGAGCGAGTACCAGCTGCTGATGGACATCATCCCCGAGCACCATCAGAAAAAGACCTTTGACTCCCTGATCCAG GATGCGCTGGATGGGCTGATGCTGGAAGGAGAGAACATCGTGTCTGCTGCCCGGAAAGCCATCATCCGACACGACTTCTCTGCCGTGCTCACCGTCTTCCCCATCCTGCGGCACCTCAAGCAGACCAAGCCAGAGTTTGACCAAGTGCTCCAG GGAACGGCCGCCAGCACCAAGAATAAGCTGGCCGGCCTCATCACCTCCATGGAGACCGTCGGAGCCAAGGCACTGGAAGACTTTGCTGACAACATCAAG AATGACCCGGACAAGGAATACAACATGCCCAAGGATGGCACCGTGCATGAGCTCACGAGCAAC GCCATCCTCTTCCTACAGCAGCTCCTGGACTTCCAGGAGACGGCTGGTGCCATGCTGGCCTCCCAAG agACCAGTTCCTCAGCCACCAGCTACAGCTCTGAGTTCAGCAAGCGCCTGCTGAGCACGTATATCT GTAAAGTCCTGGGCAACCTGCAGTTGAACTTGCTGAGCAAGTCCAAGGTGTATGAGGACCCGGCTCTGAGTGCCATCTTCCTGCACAACAACTACAACTACATCCTCAAGGCCCTGGAGAA aTCCGAGCTGATCCAGCTGGTGGCCGTGACCCAGAAGACTGCCGAGCGCTCCTACCGGGAGCACATCGAGCAGCAGATCCAGACCTACCAGCGCAG CTGGTTAAAGGTGACTGACTACATCGCTGAGAAGAATCTACCTGTATTCCAACCAGGAGTCAAG CTGAGGGACAAGGAGCGGCAGATGATCAAGGAGCGGTTCAAG GGCTTCAACGATGGCCTTGAAGAATTGTGCAAAATCCAGAAGGCCTGGGCTATTCCTGACACGGAGCAGAGAGACAAGATTCGCCAAGCTCAGAAAAACATCGTCAGGGAGACCTATGGGGCCTTTCTGCACAG GTATGGCAGCGTGCCCTTCACCAAGAACCCTGAGAAGTACATCAAGTACCGCGTGGAACAGGTGGGCGACATGATCGAGCGCCTCTTTGACACCTCTGCCTGA
- the EXOC7 gene encoding exocyst complex component 7 isoform X8 encodes MIPPQEASARRREIEDKLKQEEETLSFIRDSLEKSDQLTKNMVSILSSFESRLMKLENSIIPVHKQTENLQRLQENVEKTLSCLDHVISYYHVASDTEKIIREGPTGRLEEYLGSMAKIQKAVEYFQDNSPDSPELNKVKLLFERGKESLESEFRSLMTRHSKVVSPVLILDLISGEDELEVQEEVPLEHLPEGVLQDVIRISRWLVEYGRNQDFMNVYYQIRSSQLDRSLKGLKEHFRKSSCSSGVPYSPAIPNKRKDTPTKKPTKRPGRDDTLDVETDAYIHCVSAFVKLAQSEYQLLMDIIPEHHQKKTFDSLIQDALDGLMLEGENIVSAARKAIIRHDFSAVLTVFPILRHLKQTKPEFDQVLQGTAASTKNKLAGLITSMETVGAKALEDFADNIKNDPDKEYNMPKDGTVHELTSNAILFLQQLLDFQETAGAMLASQETSSSATSYSSEFSKRLLSTYICKVLGNLQLNLLSKSKVYEDPALSAIFLHNNYNYILKALEKSELIQLVAVTQKTAERSYREHIEQQIQTYQRSWLKVTDYIAEKNLPVFQPGVKLRDKERQMIKERFKGFNDGLEELCKIQKAWAIPDTEQRDKIRQAQKNIVRETYGAFLHRYGSVPFTKNPEKYIKYRVEQVGDMIERLFDTSA; translated from the exons ATGATCCCCCCGCAGGAGGCGTCCGCCCGGCGGCGGGAGATCGAGGACAAGCTGAAGCAg GAGGAAGAGACGCTGTCCTTCATCAGAGACAGCCTGGAGAAGAGCGACCAGCTCACCAAGAACATG GTATCTATCCTGTCCTCCTTTGAGAGCCGCCTTATGAAGCTGGAGAATTCCATCATCCCTGTGCACAAGCAGACCGAGAACCTGCAGCGGCTGCAGGAGAATGTTGAGAAGACTCTATCCTGCCTGGACCATGTCATCAGCTACTACCATGTGGCCAGTGACACTGAGAAAATCATCAGGGAGGG CCCCACAGGCAGGCTGGAAGAGTATCTGGGGAGCATGGCCAAGATTCAGAAGGCGGTGGAATATTTCCAGGACAATAGCCCAGACAGCCCAGAGCTCAACAAAGTG AAACTGCTGTTTGAGCGGGGGAAGGAGTCTCTGGAGTCCGAGTTCCGCAGCCTGATGACCAGGCACAGTAAGGTTGTCTCCCCTGTGCTCATCCTGGATCTGATCAGCGGTGAGGACGAGCTGGAGGTCCAGGAGGAGGTGCCCCTGGAGCACCTGCCCGAGGGAGTGCTCCAGGATGTGATCCGCATCTCCCGCTGGCTGGTGGAATACGGCCGCAACCAAG ATTTCATGAATGTCTACTACCAGATTCGCTCCAGCCAGCTGGACCGCTCCCTCAAGGGCCTGAAGGAACACTTCCGGAAGAGCAGTTGTTCCTCCGGGGTGCCCTACTCCCCTGCTATCCCCAACAAGAGGAAAGACACGCCCACCAAGAAGCCCACCAAGAGGCCAG GGAGAGACGACACGCTGGACGTGGAGACCGACGCCTACATTCACTGCGTCAGCGCCTTCGTCAAGCTGGCCCAGAGCGAGTACCAGCTGCTGATGGACATCATCCCCGAGCACCATCAGAAAAAGACCTTTGACTCCCTGATCCAG GATGCGCTGGATGGGCTGATGCTGGAAGGAGAGAACATCGTGTCTGCTGCCCGGAAAGCCATCATCCGACACGACTTCTCTGCCGTGCTCACCGTCTTCCCCATCCTGCGGCACCTCAAGCAGACCAAGCCAGAGTTTGACCAAGTGCTCCAG GGAACGGCCGCCAGCACCAAGAATAAGCTGGCCGGCCTCATCACCTCCATGGAGACCGTCGGAGCCAAGGCACTGGAAGACTTTGCTGACAACATCAAG AATGACCCGGACAAGGAATACAACATGCCCAAGGATGGCACCGTGCATGAGCTCACGAGCAAC GCCATCCTCTTCCTACAGCAGCTCCTGGACTTCCAGGAGACGGCTGGTGCCATGCTGGCCTCCCAAG agACCAGTTCCTCAGCCACCAGCTACAGCTCTGAGTTCAGCAAGCGCCTGCTGAGCACGTATATCT GTAAAGTCCTGGGCAACCTGCAGTTGAACTTGCTGAGCAAGTCCAAGGTGTATGAGGACCCGGCTCTGAGTGCCATCTTCCTGCACAACAACTACAACTACATCCTCAAGGCCCTGGAGAA aTCCGAGCTGATCCAGCTGGTGGCCGTGACCCAGAAGACTGCCGAGCGCTCCTACCGGGAGCACATCGAGCAGCAGATCCAGACCTACCAGCGCAG CTGGTTAAAGGTGACTGACTACATCGCTGAGAAGAATCTACCTGTATTCCAACCAGGAGTCAAG CTGAGGGACAAGGAGCGGCAGATGATCAAGGAGCGGTTCAAG GGCTTCAACGATGGCCTTGAAGAATTGTGCAAAATCCAGAAGGCCTGGGCTATTCCTGACACGGAGCAGAGAGACAAGATTCGCCAAGCTCAGAAAAACATCGTCAGGGAGACCTATGGGGCCTTTCTGCACAG GTATGGCAGCGTGCCCTTCACCAAGAACCCTGAGAAGTACATCAAGTACCGCGTGGAACAGGTGGGCGACATGATCGAGCGCCTCTTTGACACCTCTGCCTGA
- the EXOC7 gene encoding exocyst complex component 7 isoform X2, which translates to MIPPQEASARRREIEDKLKQEEETLSFIRDSLEKSDQLTKNMVSILSSFESRLMKLENSIIPVHKQTENLQRLQENVEKTLSCLDHVISYYHVASDTEKIIREGPTGRLEEYLGSMAKIQKAVEYFQDNSPDSPELNKVKLLFERGKESLESEFRSLMTRHSKVVSPVLILDLISGEDELEVQEEVPLEHLPEGVLQDVIRISRWLVEYGRNQDFMNVYYQIRSSQLDRSLKGLKEHFRKSSCSSGVPYSPAIPNKRKDTPTKKPTKRPGTIRKAQNLLKQYSQHGLDGKKGGSNLIPLEGHEHDFRVKHLSEALNDKHGPLAGRDDTLDVETDAYIHCVSAFVKLAQSEYQLLMDIIPEHHQKKTFDSLIQDALDGLMLEGENIVSAARKAIIRHDFSAVLTVFPILRHLKQTKPEFDQVLQGTAASTKNKLAGLITSMETVGAKALEDFADNIKNDPDKEYNMPKDGTVHELTSNAILFLQQLLDFQETAGAMLASQETSSSATSYSSEFSKRLLSTYICKVLGNLQLNLLSKSKVYEDPALSAIFLHNNYNYILKALEKSELIQLVAVTQKTAERSYREHIEQQIQTYQRSWLKVTDYIAEKNLPVFQPGVKLRDKERQMIKERFKGFNDGLEELCKIQKAWAIPDTEQRDKIRQAQKNIVRETYGAFLHRYGSVPFTKNPEKYIKYRVEQVGDMIERLFDTSA; encoded by the exons ATGATCCCCCCGCAGGAGGCGTCCGCCCGGCGGCGGGAGATCGAGGACAAGCTGAAGCAg GAGGAAGAGACGCTGTCCTTCATCAGAGACAGCCTGGAGAAGAGCGACCAGCTCACCAAGAACATG GTATCTATCCTGTCCTCCTTTGAGAGCCGCCTTATGAAGCTGGAGAATTCCATCATCCCTGTGCACAAGCAGACCGAGAACCTGCAGCGGCTGCAGGAGAATGTTGAGAAGACTCTATCCTGCCTGGACCATGTCATCAGCTACTACCATGTGGCCAGTGACACTGAGAAAATCATCAGGGAGGG CCCCACAGGCAGGCTGGAAGAGTATCTGGGGAGCATGGCCAAGATTCAGAAGGCGGTGGAATATTTCCAGGACAATAGCCCAGACAGCCCAGAGCTCAACAAAGTG AAACTGCTGTTTGAGCGGGGGAAGGAGTCTCTGGAGTCCGAGTTCCGCAGCCTGATGACCAGGCACAGTAAGGTTGTCTCCCCTGTGCTCATCCTGGATCTGATCAGCGGTGAGGACGAGCTGGAGGTCCAGGAGGAGGTGCCCCTGGAGCACCTGCCCGAGGGAGTGCTCCAGGATGTGATCCGCATCTCCCGCTGGCTGGTGGAATACGGCCGCAACCAAG ATTTCATGAATGTCTACTACCAGATTCGCTCCAGCCAGCTGGACCGCTCCCTCAAGGGCCTGAAGGAACACTTCCGGAAGAGCAGTTGTTCCTCCGGGGTGCCCTACTCCCCTGCTATCCCCAACAAGAGGAAAGACACGCCCACCAAGAAGCCCACCAAGAGGCCAG GGACGATCCGTAAGGCTCAGAACCTTCTGAAACAGTATTCCCAGCATGGTCTAGATGGGAAAAAGGGGGGCTCTAACCTCATTCCTCTGGAAG GTCACGAGCATGATTTCCGAGTTAAGCACCTGTCGGAGGCCCTGAACGACAAGCACGGGCCGCTGGCTG GGAGAGACGACACGCTGGACGTGGAGACCGACGCCTACATTCACTGCGTCAGCGCCTTCGTCAAGCTGGCCCAGAGCGAGTACCAGCTGCTGATGGACATCATCCCCGAGCACCATCAGAAAAAGACCTTTGACTCCCTGATCCAG GATGCGCTGGATGGGCTGATGCTGGAAGGAGAGAACATCGTGTCTGCTGCCCGGAAAGCCATCATCCGACACGACTTCTCTGCCGTGCTCACCGTCTTCCCCATCCTGCGGCACCTCAAGCAGACCAAGCCAGAGTTTGACCAAGTGCTCCAG GGAACGGCCGCCAGCACCAAGAATAAGCTGGCCGGCCTCATCACCTCCATGGAGACCGTCGGAGCCAAGGCACTGGAAGACTTTGCTGACAACATCAAG AATGACCCGGACAAGGAATACAACATGCCCAAGGATGGCACCGTGCATGAGCTCACGAGCAAC GCCATCCTCTTCCTACAGCAGCTCCTGGACTTCCAGGAGACGGCTGGTGCCATGCTGGCCTCCCAAG agACCAGTTCCTCAGCCACCAGCTACAGCTCTGAGTTCAGCAAGCGCCTGCTGAGCACGTATATCT GTAAAGTCCTGGGCAACCTGCAGTTGAACTTGCTGAGCAAGTCCAAGGTGTATGAGGACCCGGCTCTGAGTGCCATCTTCCTGCACAACAACTACAACTACATCCTCAAGGCCCTGGAGAA aTCCGAGCTGATCCAGCTGGTGGCCGTGACCCAGAAGACTGCCGAGCGCTCCTACCGGGAGCACATCGAGCAGCAGATCCAGACCTACCAGCGCAG CTGGTTAAAGGTGACTGACTACATCGCTGAGAAGAATCTACCTGTATTCCAACCAGGAGTCAAG CTGAGGGACAAGGAGCGGCAGATGATCAAGGAGCGGTTCAAG GGCTTCAACGATGGCCTTGAAGAATTGTGCAAAATCCAGAAGGCCTGGGCTATTCCTGACACGGAGCAGAGAGACAAGATTCGCCAAGCTCAGAAAAACATCGTCAGGGAGACCTATGGGGCCTTTCTGCACAG GTATGGCAGCGTGCCCTTCACCAAGAACCCTGAGAAGTACATCAAGTACCGCGTGGAACAGGTGGGCGACATGATCGAGCGCCTCTTTGACACCTCTGCCTGA
- the EXOC7 gene encoding exocyst complex component 7 isoform X1 has translation MIPPQEASARRREIEDKLKQEEETLSFIRDSLEKSDQLTKNMVSILSSFESRLMKLENSIIPVHKQTENLQRLQENVEKTLSCLDHVISYYHVASDTEKIIREGPTGRLEEYLGSMAKIQKAVEYFQDNSPDSPELNKVKLLFERGKESLESEFRSLMTRHSKVVSPVLILDLISGEDELEVQEEVPLEHLPEGVLQDVIRISRWLVEYGRNQDFMNVYYQIRSSQLDRSLKGLKEHFRKSSCSSGVPYSPAIPNKRKDTPTKKPTKRPGTIRKAQNLLKQYSQHGLDGKKGGSNLIPLEGHEHDFRVKHLSEALNDKHGPLAGRDDTLDVETDAYIHCVSAFVKLAQSEYQLLMDIIPEHHQKKTFDSLIQDALDGLMLEGENIVSAARKAIIRHDFSAVLTVFPILRHLKQTKPEFDQVLQGTAASTKNKLAGLITSMETVGAKALEDFADNIKNDPDKEYNMPKDGTVHELTSNAILFLQQLLDFQETAGAMLASQVLGDTYNIPLDPRETSSSATSYSSEFSKRLLSTYICKVLGNLQLNLLSKSKVYEDPALSAIFLHNNYNYILKALEKSELIQLVAVTQKTAERSYREHIEQQIQTYQRSWLKVTDYIAEKNLPVFQPGVKLRDKERQMIKERFKGFNDGLEELCKIQKAWAIPDTEQRDKIRQAQKNIVRETYGAFLHRYGSVPFTKNPEKYIKYRVEQVGDMIERLFDTSA, from the exons ATGATCCCCCCGCAGGAGGCGTCCGCCCGGCGGCGGGAGATCGAGGACAAGCTGAAGCAg GAGGAAGAGACGCTGTCCTTCATCAGAGACAGCCTGGAGAAGAGCGACCAGCTCACCAAGAACATG GTATCTATCCTGTCCTCCTTTGAGAGCCGCCTTATGAAGCTGGAGAATTCCATCATCCCTGTGCACAAGCAGACCGAGAACCTGCAGCGGCTGCAGGAGAATGTTGAGAAGACTCTATCCTGCCTGGACCATGTCATCAGCTACTACCATGTGGCCAGTGACACTGAGAAAATCATCAGGGAGGG CCCCACAGGCAGGCTGGAAGAGTATCTGGGGAGCATGGCCAAGATTCAGAAGGCGGTGGAATATTTCCAGGACAATAGCCCAGACAGCCCAGAGCTCAACAAAGTG AAACTGCTGTTTGAGCGGGGGAAGGAGTCTCTGGAGTCCGAGTTCCGCAGCCTGATGACCAGGCACAGTAAGGTTGTCTCCCCTGTGCTCATCCTGGATCTGATCAGCGGTGAGGACGAGCTGGAGGTCCAGGAGGAGGTGCCCCTGGAGCACCTGCCCGAGGGAGTGCTCCAGGATGTGATCCGCATCTCCCGCTGGCTGGTGGAATACGGCCGCAACCAAG ATTTCATGAATGTCTACTACCAGATTCGCTCCAGCCAGCTGGACCGCTCCCTCAAGGGCCTGAAGGAACACTTCCGGAAGAGCAGTTGTTCCTCCGGGGTGCCCTACTCCCCTGCTATCCCCAACAAGAGGAAAGACACGCCCACCAAGAAGCCCACCAAGAGGCCAG GGACGATCCGTAAGGCTCAGAACCTTCTGAAACAGTATTCCCAGCATGGTCTAGATGGGAAAAAGGGGGGCTCTAACCTCATTCCTCTGGAAG GTCACGAGCATGATTTCCGAGTTAAGCACCTGTCGGAGGCCCTGAACGACAAGCACGGGCCGCTGGCTG GGAGAGACGACACGCTGGACGTGGAGACCGACGCCTACATTCACTGCGTCAGCGCCTTCGTCAAGCTGGCCCAGAGCGAGTACCAGCTGCTGATGGACATCATCCCCGAGCACCATCAGAAAAAGACCTTTGACTCCCTGATCCAG GATGCGCTGGATGGGCTGATGCTGGAAGGAGAGAACATCGTGTCTGCTGCCCGGAAAGCCATCATCCGACACGACTTCTCTGCCGTGCTCACCGTCTTCCCCATCCTGCGGCACCTCAAGCAGACCAAGCCAGAGTTTGACCAAGTGCTCCAG GGAACGGCCGCCAGCACCAAGAATAAGCTGGCCGGCCTCATCACCTCCATGGAGACCGTCGGAGCCAAGGCACTGGAAGACTTTGCTGACAACATCAAG AATGACCCGGACAAGGAATACAACATGCCCAAGGATGGCACCGTGCATGAGCTCACGAGCAAC GCCATCCTCTTCCTACAGCAGCTCCTGGACTTCCAGGAGACGGCTGGTGCCATGCTGGCCTCCCAAG TTCTCGGGGACACATACAATATTCCTTTAGACCCCCGAG agACCAGTTCCTCAGCCACCAGCTACAGCTCTGAGTTCAGCAAGCGCCTGCTGAGCACGTATATCT GTAAAGTCCTGGGCAACCTGCAGTTGAACTTGCTGAGCAAGTCCAAGGTGTATGAGGACCCGGCTCTGAGTGCCATCTTCCTGCACAACAACTACAACTACATCCTCAAGGCCCTGGAGAA aTCCGAGCTGATCCAGCTGGTGGCCGTGACCCAGAAGACTGCCGAGCGCTCCTACCGGGAGCACATCGAGCAGCAGATCCAGACCTACCAGCGCAG CTGGTTAAAGGTGACTGACTACATCGCTGAGAAGAATCTACCTGTATTCCAACCAGGAGTCAAG CTGAGGGACAAGGAGCGGCAGATGATCAAGGAGCGGTTCAAG GGCTTCAACGATGGCCTTGAAGAATTGTGCAAAATCCAGAAGGCCTGGGCTATTCCTGACACGGAGCAGAGAGACAAGATTCGCCAAGCTCAGAAAAACATCGTCAGGGAGACCTATGGGGCCTTTCTGCACAG GTATGGCAGCGTGCCCTTCACCAAGAACCCTGAGAAGTACATCAAGTACCGCGTGGAACAGGTGGGCGACATGATCGAGCGCCTCTTTGACACCTCTGCCTGA
- the EXOC7 gene encoding exocyst complex component 7 isoform X3, whose protein sequence is MIPPQEASARRREIEDKLKQEEETLSFIRDSLEKSDQLTKNMVSILSSFESRLMKLENSIIPVHKQTENLQRLQENVEKTLSCLDHVISYYHVASDTEKIIREGPTGRLEEYLGSMAKIQKAVEYFQDNSPDSPELNKVKLLFERGKESLESEFRSLMTRHSKVVSPVLILDLISGEDELEVQEEVPLEHLPEGVLQDVIRISRWLVEYGRNQDFMNVYYQIRSSQLDRSLKGLKEHFRKSSCSSGVPYSPAIPNKRKDTPTKKPTKRPGTIRKAQNLLKQYSQHGLDGKKGGSNLIPLEGRDDTLDVETDAYIHCVSAFVKLAQSEYQLLMDIIPEHHQKKTFDSLIQDALDGLMLEGENIVSAARKAIIRHDFSAVLTVFPILRHLKQTKPEFDQVLQGTAASTKNKLAGLITSMETVGAKALEDFADNIKNDPDKEYNMPKDGTVHELTSNAILFLQQLLDFQETAGAMLASQVLGDTYNIPLDPRETSSSATSYSSEFSKRLLSTYICKVLGNLQLNLLSKSKVYEDPALSAIFLHNNYNYILKALEKSELIQLVAVTQKTAERSYREHIEQQIQTYQRSWLKVTDYIAEKNLPVFQPGVKLRDKERQMIKERFKGFNDGLEELCKIQKAWAIPDTEQRDKIRQAQKNIVRETYGAFLHRYGSVPFTKNPEKYIKYRVEQVGDMIERLFDTSA, encoded by the exons ATGATCCCCCCGCAGGAGGCGTCCGCCCGGCGGCGGGAGATCGAGGACAAGCTGAAGCAg GAGGAAGAGACGCTGTCCTTCATCAGAGACAGCCTGGAGAAGAGCGACCAGCTCACCAAGAACATG GTATCTATCCTGTCCTCCTTTGAGAGCCGCCTTATGAAGCTGGAGAATTCCATCATCCCTGTGCACAAGCAGACCGAGAACCTGCAGCGGCTGCAGGAGAATGTTGAGAAGACTCTATCCTGCCTGGACCATGTCATCAGCTACTACCATGTGGCCAGTGACACTGAGAAAATCATCAGGGAGGG CCCCACAGGCAGGCTGGAAGAGTATCTGGGGAGCATGGCCAAGATTCAGAAGGCGGTGGAATATTTCCAGGACAATAGCCCAGACAGCCCAGAGCTCAACAAAGTG AAACTGCTGTTTGAGCGGGGGAAGGAGTCTCTGGAGTCCGAGTTCCGCAGCCTGATGACCAGGCACAGTAAGGTTGTCTCCCCTGTGCTCATCCTGGATCTGATCAGCGGTGAGGACGAGCTGGAGGTCCAGGAGGAGGTGCCCCTGGAGCACCTGCCCGAGGGAGTGCTCCAGGATGTGATCCGCATCTCCCGCTGGCTGGTGGAATACGGCCGCAACCAAG ATTTCATGAATGTCTACTACCAGATTCGCTCCAGCCAGCTGGACCGCTCCCTCAAGGGCCTGAAGGAACACTTCCGGAAGAGCAGTTGTTCCTCCGGGGTGCCCTACTCCCCTGCTATCCCCAACAAGAGGAAAGACACGCCCACCAAGAAGCCCACCAAGAGGCCAG GGACGATCCGTAAGGCTCAGAACCTTCTGAAACAGTATTCCCAGCATGGTCTAGATGGGAAAAAGGGGGGCTCTAACCTCATTCCTCTGGAAG GGAGAGACGACACGCTGGACGTGGAGACCGACGCCTACATTCACTGCGTCAGCGCCTTCGTCAAGCTGGCCCAGAGCGAGTACCAGCTGCTGATGGACATCATCCCCGAGCACCATCAGAAAAAGACCTTTGACTCCCTGATCCAG GATGCGCTGGATGGGCTGATGCTGGAAGGAGAGAACATCGTGTCTGCTGCCCGGAAAGCCATCATCCGACACGACTTCTCTGCCGTGCTCACCGTCTTCCCCATCCTGCGGCACCTCAAGCAGACCAAGCCAGAGTTTGACCAAGTGCTCCAG GGAACGGCCGCCAGCACCAAGAATAAGCTGGCCGGCCTCATCACCTCCATGGAGACCGTCGGAGCCAAGGCACTGGAAGACTTTGCTGACAACATCAAG AATGACCCGGACAAGGAATACAACATGCCCAAGGATGGCACCGTGCATGAGCTCACGAGCAAC GCCATCCTCTTCCTACAGCAGCTCCTGGACTTCCAGGAGACGGCTGGTGCCATGCTGGCCTCCCAAG TTCTCGGGGACACATACAATATTCCTTTAGACCCCCGAG agACCAGTTCCTCAGCCACCAGCTACAGCTCTGAGTTCAGCAAGCGCCTGCTGAGCACGTATATCT GTAAAGTCCTGGGCAACCTGCAGTTGAACTTGCTGAGCAAGTCCAAGGTGTATGAGGACCCGGCTCTGAGTGCCATCTTCCTGCACAACAACTACAACTACATCCTCAAGGCCCTGGAGAA aTCCGAGCTGATCCAGCTGGTGGCCGTGACCCAGAAGACTGCCGAGCGCTCCTACCGGGAGCACATCGAGCAGCAGATCCAGACCTACCAGCGCAG CTGGTTAAAGGTGACTGACTACATCGCTGAGAAGAATCTACCTGTATTCCAACCAGGAGTCAAG CTGAGGGACAAGGAGCGGCAGATGATCAAGGAGCGGTTCAAG GGCTTCAACGATGGCCTTGAAGAATTGTGCAAAATCCAGAAGGCCTGGGCTATTCCTGACACGGAGCAGAGAGACAAGATTCGCCAAGCTCAGAAAAACATCGTCAGGGAGACCTATGGGGCCTTTCTGCACAG GTATGGCAGCGTGCCCTTCACCAAGAACCCTGAGAAGTACATCAAGTACCGCGTGGAACAGGTGGGCGACATGATCGAGCGCCTCTTTGACACCTCTGCCTGA